The Motacilla alba alba isolate MOTALB_02 chromosome 22, Motacilla_alba_V1.0_pri, whole genome shotgun sequence genome has a window encoding:
- the ZMIZ2 gene encoding zinc finger MIZ domain-containing protein 2 isoform X2: MRLLGISRAHRVLPRDVLGGCGWRGQPQLGLAVGVPSTHRRFSVRRGSFGCGGELGGCACHTRGCAVTHRVAPGATAHRPHAHTGASYAVPAPPAGCPRGRASPPPPAARTLPRRSATRAWPGGGGACMLMSARPHCARRRPGPAPGPRPPRSCGRARLKIPRSLRAAARAPRRQGHLGPPPRDGSFAYETVPWQPSTNQPPGSLSVVTTVWGVSNPSQSQVFGSPMGPGGNSSSTPLLPGMAGTSSGMSSPPFLPQQPFTEGAPGKGYVQPSVYGRNTYPSGPGFTASYNGGPSGPGGMGLPSHASRATADFTQAAAAAAVAAAAATATATATATVAALQEKQSQELSQYGAMGTGQSFSSQFLPHAGPRGPNSMSPAGMAGVVAPSGVSPVSMSPVRAPGTGPLYGGQRVPQHTYPGPPQSQQLPRQGLKRAYSNEGYPTQQYLQGGQYATAGAQYAPSAPQSSAPSPSYPGHRLQQSVGQYLSASGSAASYYKPADQFNGQSTSFSTYSQAAINGPGRSLPGYPSSPLAGNPTPPMTPGSGIPAYASPGQDVKSPFLADMKPSVAPLHPSPSGPAPGEELRLTFPVRDGVVLEPFRLQHNLAVSNHVFQLRDSVYKTLMMRPDLELQFKCYHHEDRQMNTNWPASVQVSVNATPLTIERGDNKTSHKPLYLKHVCQPGRNTIQITVTACCCLVHRPSVRSVLQGLIKKRLLPAEHCITKIKRNFSSGTIPGTPGPNGEDGVEQTAIKVSLKCPITFRRIQLPARGHDCRHIQCFDLESYLQLNCERGTWRCPVCNKTALLEGLEVDQYMLGILIYIQNSEHEEITIDPTCSWKPVPIKPDVHIKEEPEGPALKRCRTLSPAHMVLPNIMEMIAALGPGSVPFPTLSQPPAGAATDYSTPGSSFLGPGGFPEPFAAPGVPGPSTLSDFTPGPSSISYQPNIPGSLLAPEKPPVPPLPAQLPPPGRMEPSHPAVQTGLHSTPSGSQPSSTLHSRSAAARQPLGPPAHTADLVFPPAPSMAAAGDGSEAALDLLPELTNPDELLSYLGPPDLPSSSNDDLLSLFENN; the protein is encoded by the exons ATGCGGCTCCTTGGCATCTCCCGAGCCCACCGCGTCCTCCCACGGGACGTCCTTGGGGGGTGCGGGTGGCGGGGACAGCCGCAGCTGGGACTGGCTGTCGGTGTCCCCAGCACGCATCGCCGCTTTTCGGTGCGACGCGGCTCCTTCGGCTGCGGTGGGGAGCTCGGGGGGTGCGCGTGCCACACCCGTGGCTGCGCTGTCACGCACCGGGTCGCACCCGGTGCCACCGCGCACCGTCCGCACGCGCACACCGGCGCCAGCTACGCCGTGCCCGCGCCTCCCGCGGGCTGCCCTCGGGGCCGCGCTTCCCCCCCTCCACCCGCTGCCCGGACCCTTCCTCGGCGCTCGGCTACCCGCGCCTggccgggcgggggcggggcctgcATGCTGATGAGCGCGCGGCCCCATTGtgcgcggcggcggcccggccccgcccctgggccccgccccccgcggaGCTGCGGCCGCGCGCGGCTGAAGATCCCGCGCAGCCTCCGCGCAGCCGcgcgcgccccgcgccgccaGGGCCATCTTGGGCCGCCGCCGCG tgATGGTTCATTTGCATACGAGACTGTTCCTTGGCAACCAAGCACCAATCAGCCGCCGGGATCCCTCTCCGTGGTAACCACTGTCTGGGGTGTCAGCAACCCCTCCCAGAGCCAG GTTTTTGGCAGCCCCATGGGCCCTGGGGGAAACAGCTCCAGCACCCCACTGCTGCCTGGCATGGCAGGCACCAGCTCGGGCATGAGCTCACCGCCgttcctgccacagcagcccttCACTGAGGGGGCGCCAGGGAAGGGCTATGTGCAGCCAAGCGTCTATGGGCGCAACACCTACCCCAGCGGGCCAGGCTTCACTGCCAG CTACAATGGTGGCCCGAGTGGCCCCGGAGGGATGGGGCTCCCATCGCACGCCAGCCGGGCCACTGCTGATTtcacccaggcagcagcagctgctgctgtggctgctgctgctgccacagccacgGCCACAGCCACGGCGACGGTGGCTGCACTGCAGGAGaaacagagccaggagctgagccagTACGGTGCG ATGGGCACAGGGCAGTCTTTCAGCAGCCAGTTCCTGCCCCATGCTGGACCCCGTGGCCCCAACAGCATGAGCCCAGCTGGCATGGCAGGTGTTGTGGCCCCCTCTGGTGTCTCCCCTGTGAGCATGAGCCCAGTGCGGGCGCCCGGGACTGGCCCCCTCTATGGTGGGCAGCGAGTGCCTCAGCACACCTACCCTGGAcctccccagagccagcagctgccccgCCAGGGCCTCAAGCGGGCATACTCCAATGAG GGGTACCCGACACAGCAGTACCTCCAGGGCGGGCAGTACGCCACAGCTGGTGCCCAGTATGCCCCCAGCGCCCCCCAGTCCTCCGCGCCGTCCCCCTCATACCCtggccacaggctgcagcagagcgTGGGCCAGTACCTCTCCGCTTCAGGCAGTGCTGCATCCTATTACAAG CCAGCTGACCAGTTCAATGGGCAGAGCACCAGCTTCAGCACCTACAGCCAAGCAGCCATCAATGGG CCGGGCCGGTCACTGCCGGGGTACCCCAGCTCGCCGCTGGCCGGGAACCCCACGCCGCCCATGACACCAGGCAGTGGCATCCCCGCCTACGCGTCCCCTGGTCAGGATGTCAAGTCGCCCTTCCTGGCGGACATGAAGCCCAGCGTTGCCCCCCTGCACCCGTCCCCTTCAG GGCCGGCCCCCGGCGAGGAGTTGCGACTGACCTTCCCGGTGCGGGACGGCGTGGTGTTGGAGCCCTTCCGCCTGCAGCACAACCTGGCTGTCAGCAACCACGTCTTCCAGCTCCGTGACTCTGTCTACAAGACCCTCATGATGAG gcctGACCTGGAGCTGCAGTTCAAGTGCTACCACCACGAAGACCGGCAGATGAACACCAACTGGCCGGCCTCCGTGCAGGTGAGCGTCAACGCCACGCCGCTCACCATTGAGCGTGGTGACAACAAGACCTCCCACAAGCCACTCTACCTGAAGCACGTCTGCCAGCCCGGCAGAAACACTATCCAGATCACTGTCACCgcctgctgctgt CTGGTGCATCGGCCCTCGGTGCGCTCGGTGCTGCAGGGGCTCATCAAGAAGCGCCTGCTGCCCGCTGAGCACTGCATCACCAAAA TCAAGCGCAACTTCAGCAGTGGGACCATcccggggacaccggggccCAATGGTGAGGACGGTGTGGAGCAGACGGCCATCAAGGTGTCCCTCAAGTGCCCTATCACCTTCCGGAGGATCCAGCTTCCAGCCAGGGGTCACGACTGCCGGCACATACAG TGCTTTGACCTGGAGTCATACCTGCAGCTCAACTGCGAGAGGGGGACATGGCGGTGTCCTGTCTGCAA TAAGACGGCcctgctggaggggctggaggttGACCAGTACATGCTGGGCATCCTGATCTACATCCAGAA tTCAGAGCATGAGGAGATCACCATCGACCCAACCTGCAGCTGGAAACCCGTCCCTATCAAACCTGATGTCCACATCAAGGAGGAGCCGGAGGGGCCGGCGCTGAAGCGGTGCCGGACACTCAGTCCTGCGCACATGGTGCTGCCCAACATCATGGAGATGATTGCAGCCCTGGGGCCTGGCTCTGTGCCCTTCCCAACATTGTCACAACCTCCAGCGGGGGCTGCCACCGACTACAGCACCCCGG GTTCCAGCTTTCTGGGTCCTGGGGGCTTCCCAGAGCCTTTTGCTGCCCCGGGTGTCCCTGGCCCCTCAACGCTGAGCGACTTCACACCAGGCCCCTCCTCCATCTCCTACCAGCCCAACATCCCAGGCAGCCTTCTGGCCCCTGAGAAGCCTCCTGTGccccctctgcctgcacag cttcCCCCACCGGGACGAATGGAGCCGTCCCACCCCGCAGTGCAGACGGGGCTGCACAGCACTCCCTcgggcagccagcccagctccacgCTGCACTCCCGGAGCGCAGCGGCGCGGCAGCCCCTGGGACCCCCGGCCCACACTGCCGACCTCGTCTTCCCCCCCGCACCCAGCATGGCCGCGGCGGGCGATGGCTCGGAGGCTGCCCTCGAC ctcctgcccgaGCTGACGAATCCTGACGAGCTGCTCTCCTACCTGGGGCCCCCCgacctccccagcagcagcaacgaTGACCTCCTCTCTCTCTTCGAGAATAACTGA
- the ZMIZ2 gene encoding zinc finger MIZ domain-containing protein 2 isoform X3 has protein sequence MRLLGISRAHRVLPRDVLGGCGWRGQPQLGLAVGVPSTHRRFSVRRGSFGCGGELGGCACHTRGCAVTHRVAPGATAHRPHAHTGASYAVPAPPAGCPRGRASPPPPAARTLPRRSATRAWPGGGGACMLMSARPHCARRRPGPAPGPRPPRSCGRARLKIPRSLRAAARAPRRQGHLGPPPRDGSFAYETVPWQPSTNQPPGSLSVVTTVWGVSNPSQSQVFGSPMGPGGNSSSTPLLPGMAGTSSGMSSPPFLPQQPFTEGAPGKGYVQPSVYGRNTYPSGPGFTASYNGGPSGPGGMGLPSHASRATADFTQAAAAAAVAAAAATATATATATVAALQEKQSQELSQYGAMGTGQSFSSQFLPHAGPRGPNSMSPAGMAGVVAPSGVSPVSMSPVRAPGTGPLYGGQRVPQHTYPGPPQSQQLPRQGLKRAYSNEGYPTQQYLQGGQYATAGAQYAPSAPQSSAPSPSYPGHRLQQSVGQYLSASGSAASYYKPADQFNGQSTSFSTYSQAAINGPGRSLPGYPSSPLAGNPTPPMTPGSGIPAYASPGQDVKSPFLADMKPSVAPLHPSPSGPAPGEELRLTFPVRDGVVLEPFRLQHNLAVSNHVFQLRDSVYKTLMMRPDLELQFKCYHHEDRQMNTNWPASVQVSVNATPLTIERGDNKTSHKPLYLKHVCQPGRNTIQITVTACCCSHLFVLQLVHRPSVRSVLQGLIKKRLLPAEHCITKIKRNFSSGTIPGTPGPNGEDGVEQTAIKVSLKCPITFRRIQLPARGHDCRHIQCFDLESYLQLNCERGTWRCPVCNKTALLEGLEVDQYMLGILIYIQNSEHEEITIDPTCSWKPVPIKPDVHIKEEPEGPALKRCRTLSPAHMVLPNIMEMIAALGPGSVPFPTLSQPPAGAATDYSTPEPFAAPGVPGPSTLSDFTPGPSSISYQPNIPGSLLAPEKPPVPPLPAQLPPPGRMEPSHPAVQTGLHSTPSGSQPSSTLHSRSAAARQPLGPPAHTADLVFPPAPSMAAAGDGSEAALDLLPELTNPDELLSYLGPPDLPSSSNDDLLSLFENN, from the exons ATGCGGCTCCTTGGCATCTCCCGAGCCCACCGCGTCCTCCCACGGGACGTCCTTGGGGGGTGCGGGTGGCGGGGACAGCCGCAGCTGGGACTGGCTGTCGGTGTCCCCAGCACGCATCGCCGCTTTTCGGTGCGACGCGGCTCCTTCGGCTGCGGTGGGGAGCTCGGGGGGTGCGCGTGCCACACCCGTGGCTGCGCTGTCACGCACCGGGTCGCACCCGGTGCCACCGCGCACCGTCCGCACGCGCACACCGGCGCCAGCTACGCCGTGCCCGCGCCTCCCGCGGGCTGCCCTCGGGGCCGCGCTTCCCCCCCTCCACCCGCTGCCCGGACCCTTCCTCGGCGCTCGGCTACCCGCGCCTggccgggcgggggcggggcctgcATGCTGATGAGCGCGCGGCCCCATTGtgcgcggcggcggcccggccccgcccctgggccccgccccccgcggaGCTGCGGCCGCGCGCGGCTGAAGATCCCGCGCAGCCTCCGCGCAGCCGcgcgcgccccgcgccgccaGGGCCATCTTGGGCCGCCGCCGCG tgATGGTTCATTTGCATACGAGACTGTTCCTTGGCAACCAAGCACCAATCAGCCGCCGGGATCCCTCTCCGTGGTAACCACTGTCTGGGGTGTCAGCAACCCCTCCCAGAGCCAG GTTTTTGGCAGCCCCATGGGCCCTGGGGGAAACAGCTCCAGCACCCCACTGCTGCCTGGCATGGCAGGCACCAGCTCGGGCATGAGCTCACCGCCgttcctgccacagcagcccttCACTGAGGGGGCGCCAGGGAAGGGCTATGTGCAGCCAAGCGTCTATGGGCGCAACACCTACCCCAGCGGGCCAGGCTTCACTGCCAG CTACAATGGTGGCCCGAGTGGCCCCGGAGGGATGGGGCTCCCATCGCACGCCAGCCGGGCCACTGCTGATTtcacccaggcagcagcagctgctgctgtggctgctgctgctgccacagccacgGCCACAGCCACGGCGACGGTGGCTGCACTGCAGGAGaaacagagccaggagctgagccagTACGGTGCG ATGGGCACAGGGCAGTCTTTCAGCAGCCAGTTCCTGCCCCATGCTGGACCCCGTGGCCCCAACAGCATGAGCCCAGCTGGCATGGCAGGTGTTGTGGCCCCCTCTGGTGTCTCCCCTGTGAGCATGAGCCCAGTGCGGGCGCCCGGGACTGGCCCCCTCTATGGTGGGCAGCGAGTGCCTCAGCACACCTACCCTGGAcctccccagagccagcagctgccccgCCAGGGCCTCAAGCGGGCATACTCCAATGAG GGGTACCCGACACAGCAGTACCTCCAGGGCGGGCAGTACGCCACAGCTGGTGCCCAGTATGCCCCCAGCGCCCCCCAGTCCTCCGCGCCGTCCCCCTCATACCCtggccacaggctgcagcagagcgTGGGCCAGTACCTCTCCGCTTCAGGCAGTGCTGCATCCTATTACAAG CCAGCTGACCAGTTCAATGGGCAGAGCACCAGCTTCAGCACCTACAGCCAAGCAGCCATCAATGGG CCGGGCCGGTCACTGCCGGGGTACCCCAGCTCGCCGCTGGCCGGGAACCCCACGCCGCCCATGACACCAGGCAGTGGCATCCCCGCCTACGCGTCCCCTGGTCAGGATGTCAAGTCGCCCTTCCTGGCGGACATGAAGCCCAGCGTTGCCCCCCTGCACCCGTCCCCTTCAG GGCCGGCCCCCGGCGAGGAGTTGCGACTGACCTTCCCGGTGCGGGACGGCGTGGTGTTGGAGCCCTTCCGCCTGCAGCACAACCTGGCTGTCAGCAACCACGTCTTCCAGCTCCGTGACTCTGTCTACAAGACCCTCATGATGAG gcctGACCTGGAGCTGCAGTTCAAGTGCTACCACCACGAAGACCGGCAGATGAACACCAACTGGCCGGCCTCCGTGCAGGTGAGCGTCAACGCCACGCCGCTCACCATTGAGCGTGGTGACAACAAGACCTCCCACAAGCCACTCTACCTGAAGCACGTCTGCCAGCCCGGCAGAAACACTATCCAGATCACTGTCACCgcctgctgctgt TCCCACCTGTTCGTCCTGCAGCTGGTGCATCGGCCCTCGGTGCGCTCGGTGCTGCAGGGGCTCATCAAGAAGCGCCTGCTGCCCGCTGAGCACTGCATCACCAAAA TCAAGCGCAACTTCAGCAGTGGGACCATcccggggacaccggggccCAATGGTGAGGACGGTGTGGAGCAGACGGCCATCAAGGTGTCCCTCAAGTGCCCTATCACCTTCCGGAGGATCCAGCTTCCAGCCAGGGGTCACGACTGCCGGCACATACAG TGCTTTGACCTGGAGTCATACCTGCAGCTCAACTGCGAGAGGGGGACATGGCGGTGTCCTGTCTGCAA TAAGACGGCcctgctggaggggctggaggttGACCAGTACATGCTGGGCATCCTGATCTACATCCAGAA tTCAGAGCATGAGGAGATCACCATCGACCCAACCTGCAGCTGGAAACCCGTCCCTATCAAACCTGATGTCCACATCAAGGAGGAGCCGGAGGGGCCGGCGCTGAAGCGGTGCCGGACACTCAGTCCTGCGCACATGGTGCTGCCCAACATCATGGAGATGATTGCAGCCCTGGGGCCTGGCTCTGTGCCCTTCCCAACATTGTCACAACCTCCAGCGGGGGCTGCCACCGACTACAGCACCCCGG AGCCTTTTGCTGCCCCGGGTGTCCCTGGCCCCTCAACGCTGAGCGACTTCACACCAGGCCCCTCCTCCATCTCCTACCAGCCCAACATCCCAGGCAGCCTTCTGGCCCCTGAGAAGCCTCCTGTGccccctctgcctgcacag cttcCCCCACCGGGACGAATGGAGCCGTCCCACCCCGCAGTGCAGACGGGGCTGCACAGCACTCCCTcgggcagccagcccagctccacgCTGCACTCCCGGAGCGCAGCGGCGCGGCAGCCCCTGGGACCCCCGGCCCACACTGCCGACCTCGTCTTCCCCCCCGCACCCAGCATGGCCGCGGCGGGCGATGGCTCGGAGGCTGCCCTCGAC ctcctgcccgaGCTGACGAATCCTGACGAGCTGCTCTCCTACCTGGGGCCCCCCgacctccccagcagcagcaacgaTGACCTCCTCTCTCTCTTCGAGAATAACTGA
- the ZMIZ2 gene encoding zinc finger MIZ domain-containing protein 2 isoform X1: MRLLGISRAHRVLPRDVLGGCGWRGQPQLGLAVGVPSTHRRFSVRRGSFGCGGELGGCACHTRGCAVTHRVAPGATAHRPHAHTGASYAVPAPPAGCPRGRASPPPPAARTLPRRSATRAWPGGGGACMLMSARPHCARRRPGPAPGPRPPRSCGRARLKIPRSLRAAARAPRRQGHLGPPPRDGSFAYETVPWQPSTNQPPGSLSVVTTVWGVSNPSQSQVFGSPMGPGGNSSSTPLLPGMAGTSSGMSSPPFLPQQPFTEGAPGKGYVQPSVYGRNTYPSGPGFTASYNGGPSGPGGMGLPSHASRATADFTQAAAAAAVAAAAATATATATATVAALQEKQSQELSQYGAMGTGQSFSSQFLPHAGPRGPNSMSPAGMAGVVAPSGVSPVSMSPVRAPGTGPLYGGQRVPQHTYPGPPQSQQLPRQGLKRAYSNEGYPTQQYLQGGQYATAGAQYAPSAPQSSAPSPSYPGHRLQQSVGQYLSASGSAASYYKPADQFNGQSTSFSTYSQAAINGPGRSLPGYPSSPLAGNPTPPMTPGSGIPAYASPGQDVKSPFLADMKPSVAPLHPSPSGPAPGEELRLTFPVRDGVVLEPFRLQHNLAVSNHVFQLRDSVYKTLMMRPDLELQFKCYHHEDRQMNTNWPASVQVSVNATPLTIERGDNKTSHKPLYLKHVCQPGRNTIQITVTACCCSHLFVLQLVHRPSVRSVLQGLIKKRLLPAEHCITKIKRNFSSGTIPGTPGPNGEDGVEQTAIKVSLKCPITFRRIQLPARGHDCRHIQCFDLESYLQLNCERGTWRCPVCNKTALLEGLEVDQYMLGILIYIQNSEHEEITIDPTCSWKPVPIKPDVHIKEEPEGPALKRCRTLSPAHMVLPNIMEMIAALGPGSVPFPTLSQPPAGAATDYSTPGSSFLGPGGFPEPFAAPGVPGPSTLSDFTPGPSSISYQPNIPGSLLAPEKPPVPPLPAQLPPPGRMEPSHPAVQTGLHSTPSGSQPSSTLHSRSAAARQPLGPPAHTADLVFPPAPSMAAAGDGSEAALDLLPELTNPDELLSYLGPPDLPSSSNDDLLSLFENN; encoded by the exons ATGCGGCTCCTTGGCATCTCCCGAGCCCACCGCGTCCTCCCACGGGACGTCCTTGGGGGGTGCGGGTGGCGGGGACAGCCGCAGCTGGGACTGGCTGTCGGTGTCCCCAGCACGCATCGCCGCTTTTCGGTGCGACGCGGCTCCTTCGGCTGCGGTGGGGAGCTCGGGGGGTGCGCGTGCCACACCCGTGGCTGCGCTGTCACGCACCGGGTCGCACCCGGTGCCACCGCGCACCGTCCGCACGCGCACACCGGCGCCAGCTACGCCGTGCCCGCGCCTCCCGCGGGCTGCCCTCGGGGCCGCGCTTCCCCCCCTCCACCCGCTGCCCGGACCCTTCCTCGGCGCTCGGCTACCCGCGCCTggccgggcgggggcggggcctgcATGCTGATGAGCGCGCGGCCCCATTGtgcgcggcggcggcccggccccgcccctgggccccgccccccgcggaGCTGCGGCCGCGCGCGGCTGAAGATCCCGCGCAGCCTCCGCGCAGCCGcgcgcgccccgcgccgccaGGGCCATCTTGGGCCGCCGCCGCG tgATGGTTCATTTGCATACGAGACTGTTCCTTGGCAACCAAGCACCAATCAGCCGCCGGGATCCCTCTCCGTGGTAACCACTGTCTGGGGTGTCAGCAACCCCTCCCAGAGCCAG GTTTTTGGCAGCCCCATGGGCCCTGGGGGAAACAGCTCCAGCACCCCACTGCTGCCTGGCATGGCAGGCACCAGCTCGGGCATGAGCTCACCGCCgttcctgccacagcagcccttCACTGAGGGGGCGCCAGGGAAGGGCTATGTGCAGCCAAGCGTCTATGGGCGCAACACCTACCCCAGCGGGCCAGGCTTCACTGCCAG CTACAATGGTGGCCCGAGTGGCCCCGGAGGGATGGGGCTCCCATCGCACGCCAGCCGGGCCACTGCTGATTtcacccaggcagcagcagctgctgctgtggctgctgctgctgccacagccacgGCCACAGCCACGGCGACGGTGGCTGCACTGCAGGAGaaacagagccaggagctgagccagTACGGTGCG ATGGGCACAGGGCAGTCTTTCAGCAGCCAGTTCCTGCCCCATGCTGGACCCCGTGGCCCCAACAGCATGAGCCCAGCTGGCATGGCAGGTGTTGTGGCCCCCTCTGGTGTCTCCCCTGTGAGCATGAGCCCAGTGCGGGCGCCCGGGACTGGCCCCCTCTATGGTGGGCAGCGAGTGCCTCAGCACACCTACCCTGGAcctccccagagccagcagctgccccgCCAGGGCCTCAAGCGGGCATACTCCAATGAG GGGTACCCGACACAGCAGTACCTCCAGGGCGGGCAGTACGCCACAGCTGGTGCCCAGTATGCCCCCAGCGCCCCCCAGTCCTCCGCGCCGTCCCCCTCATACCCtggccacaggctgcagcagagcgTGGGCCAGTACCTCTCCGCTTCAGGCAGTGCTGCATCCTATTACAAG CCAGCTGACCAGTTCAATGGGCAGAGCACCAGCTTCAGCACCTACAGCCAAGCAGCCATCAATGGG CCGGGCCGGTCACTGCCGGGGTACCCCAGCTCGCCGCTGGCCGGGAACCCCACGCCGCCCATGACACCAGGCAGTGGCATCCCCGCCTACGCGTCCCCTGGTCAGGATGTCAAGTCGCCCTTCCTGGCGGACATGAAGCCCAGCGTTGCCCCCCTGCACCCGTCCCCTTCAG GGCCGGCCCCCGGCGAGGAGTTGCGACTGACCTTCCCGGTGCGGGACGGCGTGGTGTTGGAGCCCTTCCGCCTGCAGCACAACCTGGCTGTCAGCAACCACGTCTTCCAGCTCCGTGACTCTGTCTACAAGACCCTCATGATGAG gcctGACCTGGAGCTGCAGTTCAAGTGCTACCACCACGAAGACCGGCAGATGAACACCAACTGGCCGGCCTCCGTGCAGGTGAGCGTCAACGCCACGCCGCTCACCATTGAGCGTGGTGACAACAAGACCTCCCACAAGCCACTCTACCTGAAGCACGTCTGCCAGCCCGGCAGAAACACTATCCAGATCACTGTCACCgcctgctgctgt TCCCACCTGTTCGTCCTGCAGCTGGTGCATCGGCCCTCGGTGCGCTCGGTGCTGCAGGGGCTCATCAAGAAGCGCCTGCTGCCCGCTGAGCACTGCATCACCAAAA TCAAGCGCAACTTCAGCAGTGGGACCATcccggggacaccggggccCAATGGTGAGGACGGTGTGGAGCAGACGGCCATCAAGGTGTCCCTCAAGTGCCCTATCACCTTCCGGAGGATCCAGCTTCCAGCCAGGGGTCACGACTGCCGGCACATACAG TGCTTTGACCTGGAGTCATACCTGCAGCTCAACTGCGAGAGGGGGACATGGCGGTGTCCTGTCTGCAA TAAGACGGCcctgctggaggggctggaggttGACCAGTACATGCTGGGCATCCTGATCTACATCCAGAA tTCAGAGCATGAGGAGATCACCATCGACCCAACCTGCAGCTGGAAACCCGTCCCTATCAAACCTGATGTCCACATCAAGGAGGAGCCGGAGGGGCCGGCGCTGAAGCGGTGCCGGACACTCAGTCCTGCGCACATGGTGCTGCCCAACATCATGGAGATGATTGCAGCCCTGGGGCCTGGCTCTGTGCCCTTCCCAACATTGTCACAACCTCCAGCGGGGGCTGCCACCGACTACAGCACCCCGG GTTCCAGCTTTCTGGGTCCTGGGGGCTTCCCAGAGCCTTTTGCTGCCCCGGGTGTCCCTGGCCCCTCAACGCTGAGCGACTTCACACCAGGCCCCTCCTCCATCTCCTACCAGCCCAACATCCCAGGCAGCCTTCTGGCCCCTGAGAAGCCTCCTGTGccccctctgcctgcacag cttcCCCCACCGGGACGAATGGAGCCGTCCCACCCCGCAGTGCAGACGGGGCTGCACAGCACTCCCTcgggcagccagcccagctccacgCTGCACTCCCGGAGCGCAGCGGCGCGGCAGCCCCTGGGACCCCCGGCCCACACTGCCGACCTCGTCTTCCCCCCCGCACCCAGCATGGCCGCGGCGGGCGATGGCTCGGAGGCTGCCCTCGAC ctcctgcccgaGCTGACGAATCCTGACGAGCTGCTCTCCTACCTGGGGCCCCCCgacctccccagcagcagcaacgaTGACCTCCTCTCTCTCTTCGAGAATAACTGA